The following coding sequences are from one Salvia hispanica cultivar TCC Black 2014 chromosome 3, UniMelb_Shisp_WGS_1.0, whole genome shotgun sequence window:
- the LOC125213320 gene encoding V-type proton ATPase 16 kDa proteolipid subunit produces MSSTFSGDETAPFFGFLGAAAALVFSCMGAAYGTAKSGVGVASMGVMRPELVMKSIVPVVMAGVLGIYGLIIAVIISTGINPKAKSYYLFDGYAHLSSGLACGLAGLAAGMAIGIVGDAGVRANAQQPKLFVGMILILIFAEALALYGLIVGIILSSRAGQSRAD; encoded by the exons ATGTCTTCGACATTCAGCGGCGATGAGACTGCTCCATTTTTCGGATTCCTTGGCGCAGCTGCTGCCCTCGTCTTCTCAT GTATGGGTGCGGCCTATGGCACAGCTAAGAGTGGTGTAGGTGTGGCATCAATGGGAGTGATGAGGCCGGAGCTCGTAATGAAATCAATCGTGCCAGTGGTCATGGCTGGTGTTTTGGGTATTTACGGTTTGATTATTGCTGTCATTATCAGCACTGGTATTAACCCTAAAGCCAAGTCCTATTACCTTTTTGATGGCTATGCCCATCTCTCTTCCGGTCTTGCCTGTGGCCTAGCTGGCCTTGCTGCTGGCATGGCTATTGGCATTGTTGGAGATGCTGGTGTTAG GGCCAATGCACAACAACCGAAGTTATTTGTGGGAATGATCCTTATTCTCATTTTCGCTGAAGCTTTGGCGCTCTATGGTCTTATCGTTGGAATTATTTTGTCTTCACGAGCTGGCCAGTCTAGGGCCGACTAG
- the LOC125216887 gene encoding V-type proton ATPase 16 kDa proteolipid subunit — MSSTFSGDETAPFFGFLGAAAALVFSCMGAAYGTAKSGVGVASMGVMRPELVMKSIVPVVMAGVLGIYGLIIAVIISTGINPKAKSYYLFDGYAHLSSGLACGLAGLAAGMAIGIVGDAGVRANAQQPKLFVGMILILIFAEALALYGLIVGIILSSRAGQSRAD; from the exons ATGTCTTCCACGTTCAGCGGCGATGAAACTGCTCCCTTCTTCGGATTCCTTGGCGCAGCTGCTGCCCTCGTCTTCTCAT GTATGGGTGCGGCCTATGGGACAGCTAAAAGTGGTGTAGGTGTGGCATCAATGGGAGTTATGAGGCCAGAGCTGGTAATGAAATCGATTGTACCGGTGGTCATGGCTGGTGTTTTGGGTATTTACGGTTTGATTATTGCTGTCATTATCAGCACTGGTATTAACCCTAAAGCCAAGTCCTATTACCTTTTTGATGGCTATGCCCATCTCTCTTCTGGTCTTGCCTGTGGCCTAGCTGGGCTTGCTGCTGGGATGGCTATTGGTATTGTTGGAGATGCTGGTGTTAG GGCCAATGCTCAACAACCAAAGTTATTTGTGGGAATGATCCTTATTCTCATTTTCGCTGAAGCTTTGGCGCTCTACGGTCTTATCGTTGGAATTATCTTGTCCTCGCGAGCAGGCCAGTCTAGAGCCGACTAG
- the LOC125209780 gene encoding arginine decarboxylase-like — translation MAVDTAVSPQVQPYAFSSLGSTLQVHAAATPPSSAAAWSPSHSETLYRVDRWGPPYFAVNSAGDISVRPFGDDTLPHQEIDLLKVVKKASSLGLQLPLVVRFPDVLRNRLESIQSAFDSAIESRGYGAHFQGVYPVKSNQDRFVVEDIVEFGSGFRFGLESGSKPELLLAMSCLCSGSPDALLICNGFKDAEYVSLALVAKKLRFNSVIVLEEEDELDVVIDAGRKLGIRPVIGLRAKLRTKHAGHFGSTSGEKGKFGLTTAQILRVVKKLGKFEMLDCLQLLHFHVGSQIPSTSLLADGVVEAAQIYCELFRRGAAMEFIDVGGGLGIDYDGSRSGDSDISVSYSLHEYASTVVKTVAFVCDRNSVKHPVICSESGRAIVSHHSVLVFEAVSASFNGDDPQRRTDSPCVERLSDDARAAYNSLYAAAMRKERERCVFLTEELKGRCVEQFKQGNLEMEVLAAVDGFCDFICVSDEIMTYHVNLSVFTSIPDFWGIGQLFPIVPIHRLDEKPELRGFLSDLTCDSDGKIDRFIGGEASLPLHKLVEDTGGGAYYLGMFLGGAYEEALGGIHNLFGRPSVARVVAQGGDGFVVKSAVAGASCGEVLRAMGHRPQAMLETLRQRVEEFAGDGGAAGTVMDGFFCCLGNMPYLAGAAAMKGGGGGGGDEAEE, via the coding sequence ATGGCGGTGGATACTGCTGTTTCTCCTCAAGTTCAGCCCTACGCTTTCTCCAGCTTGGGTAGCACTCTCCAAGTCCACGCCGCCGCTACTCCGCCTTCTTCCGCCGCTGCATGGTCTCCGTCGCACTCGGAGACGCTGTACCGCGTGGATCGGTGGGGACCGCCTTACTTCGCCGTGAATTCCGCCGGCGACATTTCAGTTCGGCCGTTCGGAGACGATACATTGCCGCATCAGGAGATCGATCTTCTGAAAGTCGTGAAAAAGGCGTCCAGCCTCGGCCTGCAGCTCCCTCTCGTCGTCCGATTCCCCGATGTGCTGCGAAATCGGCTCGAATCGATTCAATCGGCGTTCGATTCGGCGATCGAATCGCGCGGCTACGGCGCGCATTTTCAGGGGGTTTACCCTGTGAAGAGCAATCAGGACCGGTTTGTGGTGGAGGACATCGTTGAGTTCGGGTCGGGCTTCCGGTTCGGGCTGGAATCCGGATCCAAACCGGAGCTTCTCTTAGCGATGAGCTGCCTCTGCAGCGGAAGCCCCGACGCGCTTCTGATCTGCAACGGATTCAAGGATGCAGAGTACGTTTCTCTCGCGCTTGTAGCGAAGAAACTGCGATTTAATTCCGTGATCGTGCTTGAGGAAGAGGATGAGCTCGACGTCGTGATCGACGCCGGCCGGAAACTAGGCATCCGCCCCGTGATTGGCCTGCGCGCGAAGCTGCGGACGAAGCACGCCGGCCATTTCGGCTCCACCTCCGGCGAGAAAGGTAAATTCGGCCTCACGACTGCACAAATTCTCCGAGTTGTGAAGAAATTGGGGAAATTCGAGATGCTCGATTGCCTCCAATTGCTGCATTTCCATGTCGGTTCCCAAATCCCTTCGACTTCTCTCCTCGCCGACGGCGTCGTCGAAGCTGCGCAGATCTACTGCGAGCTATTTCGCCGTGGCGCGGCGATGGAATTCATCGACGTTGGCGGCGGCCTCGGAATCGACTACGACGGCTCCAGATCTGGAGATTCCGATATATCTGTCAGCTACAGCCTCCACGAATACGCCTCAACCGTCGTCAAAACGGTGGCGTTTGTGTGCGATCGGAATTCCGTGAAGCATCCGGTGATCTGCAGCGAGAGCGGCCGCGCGATCGTTTCGCACCACTCGGTTTTAGTGTTCGAAGCTGTTTCAGCGAGCTTCAATGGCGATGATCCGCAGAGGAGGACTGATTCCCCTTGCGTGGAGCGGCTGAGCGACGACGCTCGAGCCGCGTACAATAGCTTGTACGCGGCGGCGATGAGAAAAGAGCGCGAGAGGTGTGTGTTTTTGACGGAGGAGCTGAAGGGGAGATGCGTGGAGCAGTTTAAGCAAGGGAATTTGGAGATGGAGGTGCTCGCCGCGGTCGATGGCTTCTGCGATTTCATCTGCGTTTCCGATGAAATCATGACTTATCACGTGAATCTCTCTGTTTTCACATCGATTCCTGATTTTTGGGGCATCGGCCAGCTGTTTCCGATCGTCCCGATCCACCGGCTTGATGAGAAGCCGGAGCTGAGAGGCTTTCTCTCCGATTTGACCTGCGATAGCGACGGCAAGATCGATAGGTTCATCGGCGGCGAGGCGAGCTTGCCTCTGCACAAGCTGGTAGAAGACACCGGCGGCGGAGCCTATTATTTGGGGATGTTTCTTGGGGGGGCTTATGAGGAGGCGTTAGGGGGAATCCACAACCTGTTTGGCCGGCCGAGCGTGGCTCGCGTGGTGGCGCAGGGCGGCGATGGATTCGTGGTGAAGAGCGCGGTGGCGGGGGCATCGTGTGGGGAGGTGCTCCGGGCGATGGGGCATCGCCCGCAGGCGATGCTGGAGACGCTGAGGCAGCGTGTGGAGGAGTTTGCTGGCGATGGTGGGGCCGCGGGGACGGTTATGGATGGTTTCTTTTGCTGTTTAGGCAACATGCCTTATCTGGCTGGGGCGGCGGCGATGAagggcggcggcggtggtggtggtgatgagGCTGAGGAATAG
- the LOC125211427 gene encoding epimerase family protein SDR39U1 homolog, chloroplastic isoform X1, producing the protein MELCGGATSISWANSLTPSHHFPQPLAVWRVRQTRLLSVTSSIAKQADEMIVSVTGATGFIGKRLVQRLLADDHRVRVLTRSRSKALSVFPARDYPGIKIAEEAEWRNCIQGSTAVVNLAGMPISTRWSPEIKKEIKDSRIKVTSKVVDLINSTQDDLRPKVLVSATAVGYYGTSETRVFNEESPSGNDYLAEVCREWEAAALRVNQDVRLARIRIGVVLGKEGGALAKMIPLFMMFAGGPLGSGKQWFSWIHVDDLVSLIYEALSNPSYKGVINGTSPNPVRLSEMCDHLGSVLDRPSWLPVPEVALKAVLGEGACVVLEGQKVVPTRAKELGFSFKYPYIKQALKSIMS; encoded by the exons ATGGAACTCTGCGGCGGAGCCACATCCATCTCTTGGGCGAATTCCCTCACTCCTTCGCATCACTTTCCACAACCACTCGCT GTTTGGAGAGTTAGGCAAACCAGACTTCTCTCTGTAACCAGCAGCATTGCCAAG CAGGCAGATGAGATGATTGTTTCAGTAACTGGAGCCACTGGGTTCATAGGTAAAAGATTGGTGCAGAGATTGCTTGCAG ATGATCATCGTGTGCGGGTCTTGACACGGTCTAGGTCGAAAGCCCTGTCAGTTTTTCCGG CCAGGGACTATCCAGGAATTAAAATAGCAGAGGAAGCGGAGTGGAGAAACTGCATTCAAGGTTCTACAGCTGTTGTAAATCTGGCCGGAATGCCAATTAGCACAAGATGGTCACCCGAG ATCAAGAAAGAGATCAAAGATAGCAGGATTAAAGTAACTTCAAAG GTTGTAGATTTGATTAATAGCACACAGGATGACCTTCGCCCCAAGGTTTTGGTCAGTGCAACAGCAGTCGGCTACTATG GAACTAGTGAAACCCGAGTATTTAACGAGGAAAGTCCATCAGGAAACGATTACTTAGCTGAG GTTTGTAGAGAATGGGAAGCAGCAGCTCTCAGAGTCAATCAAGATGTCAGACTAGCACGAATACGTATAGGCGTGGTTCTTGGAAAAGAGGGCGGTGCTTTGG CTAAAATGATACCACTCTTCATGATGTTTGCTGGTGGACCTTTGGGCTCTGGAAAGCAATG GTTCTCCTGGATTCATGTGGACGACCTAGTAAGCTTGATATACGAAGCTCTGTCCAACCCTTCTTACAAAG GAGTGATAAATGGAACGTCGCCAAACCCCGTTAGGCTGTCGGAGATGTGCGATCATCTGGGATCGGTCTTGGATCGACCATCGTGGCTGCCGGTGCCGGAGGTGGCGCTCAAGGCTGTTCTAGGCGAAGGCGCTTGTGTg GTTCTTGAAGGACAAAAGGTGGTTCCAACGAGGGCTAAGGAGCTTGGGTTCTCTTTCAAATACCCATACATTAAACAAGCTCTCAAATCAATCATGTCTTAG
- the LOC125213319 gene encoding translocon-associated protein subunit alpha-like, whose translation MSIRVYLILSLLLFSASFLQIARCEPDPDAEVDSHEDVGIVGEDVQDFSGGNFSPAAGVETICVFPNNPLKSVAAGEESELLVGIGNGGESSINVIAIQASVYLPFDHRYLIQNLSTQAFNNASVPPSAQATFPYIFAVSKFLQSGEYDLIGTIVYEIDHNPYQSTFYNGTIEVTEVGGLLSVESVFLFCLAVALLGLLGIWIRGQIQNFSKKTKRVAKVEVGTGTTDANTDEWLQGTAYTQSQANKSKKKK comes from the exons ATGTCGATTAGGGTTTATCTGATCCTATCTCTGCTACTCTTCTCCGCCTCTTTTCTGCAAA TTGCAAGATGCGAACCGGATCCTGATGCTGAAGTTGATTCCCACGAGGATGTTGGGATTGTTGGCGAAGACGTCCAAGATTTTAGTGGAGGAAACTTCAGTCCAGCTGCTGGCGTGGAAACCATATGCGTTTTCCCCAATAATCCCTTGAAAT CTGTAGCAGCTGGAGAAGAAAGTGAACTTCTTGTTGGAATTGGAAATGGGG GAGAATCAAGTATAAATGTTATTGCAATCCAAGCCAGTGTTTATCTTCCTTTCGATCACCGCTACTTGATTCAAAATCTTTCGACCCAG GCTTTTAACAATGCATCTGTTCCTCCGTCAGCTCAAGCAACTTTTCCGTACATTTTTGCTGTCAGCAAGTTCTTACAG TCAGGTGAATATGATCTTATTGGAACCATCGTTTATGAGATCGACCATAATCCTTACCAGAGTACCTTCTACAATGGAACAATTGAGGTTACTGAAGTAGGCGGTCTGCTGAGTGTTGAGTCAGTGTTCTTGTTTTGTCTTGCTGTAGCTCTCCTTGGCCTTCTTGGGATCTGGATACGCGGCCAGATACAGAATTTCTCAAAG AAAACCAAGAGGGTTGCCAAGGTCGAAGTTGGAACTGGGACAACGGATGCCAACACGGATGAGTGGCTCCAG GGTACTGCGTATACACAGTCTCAAGCGAACAaatcaaagaagaaaaagtag
- the LOC125211427 gene encoding epimerase family protein SDR39U1 homolog, chloroplastic isoform X2 — MELCGGATSISWANSLTPSHHFPQPLAVWRVRQTRLLSVTSSIAKADEMIVSVTGATGFIGKRLVQRLLADDHRVRVLTRSRSKALSVFPARDYPGIKIAEEAEWRNCIQGSTAVVNLAGMPISTRWSPEIKKEIKDSRIKVTSKVVDLINSTQDDLRPKVLVSATAVGYYGTSETRVFNEESPSGNDYLAEVCREWEAAALRVNQDVRLARIRIGVVLGKEGGALAKMIPLFMMFAGGPLGSGKQWFSWIHVDDLVSLIYEALSNPSYKGVINGTSPNPVRLSEMCDHLGSVLDRPSWLPVPEVALKAVLGEGACVVLEGQKVVPTRAKELGFSFKYPYIKQALKSIMS, encoded by the exons ATGGAACTCTGCGGCGGAGCCACATCCATCTCTTGGGCGAATTCCCTCACTCCTTCGCATCACTTTCCACAACCACTCGCT GTTTGGAGAGTTAGGCAAACCAGACTTCTCTCTGTAACCAGCAGCATTGCCAAG GCAGATGAGATGATTGTTTCAGTAACTGGAGCCACTGGGTTCATAGGTAAAAGATTGGTGCAGAGATTGCTTGCAG ATGATCATCGTGTGCGGGTCTTGACACGGTCTAGGTCGAAAGCCCTGTCAGTTTTTCCGG CCAGGGACTATCCAGGAATTAAAATAGCAGAGGAAGCGGAGTGGAGAAACTGCATTCAAGGTTCTACAGCTGTTGTAAATCTGGCCGGAATGCCAATTAGCACAAGATGGTCACCCGAG ATCAAGAAAGAGATCAAAGATAGCAGGATTAAAGTAACTTCAAAG GTTGTAGATTTGATTAATAGCACACAGGATGACCTTCGCCCCAAGGTTTTGGTCAGTGCAACAGCAGTCGGCTACTATG GAACTAGTGAAACCCGAGTATTTAACGAGGAAAGTCCATCAGGAAACGATTACTTAGCTGAG GTTTGTAGAGAATGGGAAGCAGCAGCTCTCAGAGTCAATCAAGATGTCAGACTAGCACGAATACGTATAGGCGTGGTTCTTGGAAAAGAGGGCGGTGCTTTGG CTAAAATGATACCACTCTTCATGATGTTTGCTGGTGGACCTTTGGGCTCTGGAAAGCAATG GTTCTCCTGGATTCATGTGGACGACCTAGTAAGCTTGATATACGAAGCTCTGTCCAACCCTTCTTACAAAG GAGTGATAAATGGAACGTCGCCAAACCCCGTTAGGCTGTCGGAGATGTGCGATCATCTGGGATCGGTCTTGGATCGACCATCGTGGCTGCCGGTGCCGGAGGTGGCGCTCAAGGCTGTTCTAGGCGAAGGCGCTTGTGTg GTTCTTGAAGGACAAAAGGTGGTTCCAACGAGGGCTAAGGAGCTTGGGTTCTCTTTCAAATACCCATACATTAAACAAGCTCTCAAATCAATCATGTCTTAG